In Rhodamnia argentea isolate NSW1041297 chromosome 11, ASM2092103v1, whole genome shotgun sequence, one genomic interval encodes:
- the LOC125312860 gene encoding agamous-like MADS-box protein AGL61 — MKGETTRAKTMIEGAKARRVAFSKQRPGLLKKASELCTLCAVEMALILFSPSGQPFSFGHPSVGAILDRFEHPQTACPPATQQAQANGDQTLAELNKQYADVLEQLKAEKKRAKELRDVKPLEIQNLSFDQLMVLKKALADLKENVDQRRMELLALEAAAPTPCARAMDGSVIRRTDDKHSDPPKANAGEE; from the coding sequence ATGAAGGGCGAAACAACTAGAGCGAAGACGATGATCGAGGGTGCCAAGGCTCGACGAGTTGCCTTCTCGAAACAGCGACCGGGGCTGTTGAAGAAAGCAAGCGAGCTGTGCACTCTTTGTGCTGTCGAGATGGCCCTTATTCTCTTCTCTCCTAGCGGCCAGCCTTTCTCCTTTGGACACCCTTCTGTGGGTGCAATCCTAGACAGGTTTGAGCATCCACAGACCGCTTGTCCTCCTGCCACCCAACAGGCTCAAGCTAATGGAGACCAGACCCTAGCTGAACTGAACAAGCAATATGCAGATGTGCTCGAGCAACTGAAAGCTGAAAAGAAACGGGCAAAAGAGCTACGAGACGTCAAGCCTCTGGAAATCCAAAACCTTAGCTTCGACCAGCTAATGGTATTAAAGAAGGCGCTCGCAGATCTCAAAGAAAATGTGGACCAGAGAAGGATGGAGCTCTTGGCATTAGAGGCTGCAGCTCCAACCCCTTGCGCAAGAGCTATGGATGGCTCCGTCATTAGAAGAACTGATGATAAACACTCTGATCCTCCTAAAGCAAACGCTGGTGAGGAGTAG
- the LOC115739372 gene encoding agamous-like MADS-box protein AGL61, with amino-acid sequence MKGKTTGVRETIEGANARQVAFSNRRPGLFKKARELCTLCAAEMAIILFSPSGKPFSFGHPSMGAVLDRFEHPETAASQQAQTNGVQTLAELNKQYADVLKQTESYLKGKVDKRRMELVALEASSSAPFAKAIDASVISQTDDEHSDLREVKVGE; translated from the exons ATGAAGGGCAAAACAACTGGAGTGAGAGAGACGATCGAGGGTGCTAATGCGCGGCAAGTTGCCTTCTCGAATCGTCGACCGGGGCTGTTCAAGAAAGCAAGGGAACTATGCACTCTTTGTGCCGCTGAGATGGCCATTATTCTCTTCTCTCCTAGCGGCAAGCCTTTCTCCTTTGGACACCCTTCTATGGGTGCAGTCCTTGACAGGTTTGAGCATCCAGAGACGGCTGCTTCTCAACAGGCTCAAACTAATGGAGTCCAAACCCTAGCTGAACTGAACAAGCAATATGCAGATGTGCTCAAGCAAACTGAAAGCT ATCTCAAGGGAAAGGTGGACAAAAGAAGGATGGAGCTCGTGGCATTAGAAGCTTCAAGTTCGGCTCCTTTCGCAAAAGCTATCGATGCTTCTGTCATTAGTCAAACTGATGATGAACACTCTGATCTTCGCGAAGTAAAAGTTGGCGAGTAA
- the LOC115739440 gene encoding cytochrome c oxidase subunit 6a, mitochondrial isoform X2: MAMATVRSALLRSSLRGGSRPSSVPKRNFASSAHDDEREMAKWEKVTYAGIVTCSILAIYNLSKGHPHHEEPPPYPYLHIRNKEFPWGPDGLFEVKHH, translated from the exons ATGGCGATGGCTACGGTGCGATCTGCTCTTCTCCGAAGCTCTCTTCGTGGTGGCTCACGTCCCTCCTCTGTCCCCAAGCGCAACTTCGCTTCCTCTGCTCATGACGATGAGC GTGAGATGGCGAAGTGGGAGAAGGTGACATATGCAGGTATTGTGACATGCTCGATTTTGGCTATTTATAACCTGTCCAAGGGACATCCTCATCACGAAGAGCCTCCC CCGTACCCATACTTGCACATCCGCAATAAAGAGTTTCCATGGG GTCCTGATGGACTTTTTGAAGTCAAGCACCACTGA
- the LOC115739440 gene encoding cytochrome c oxidase subunit 6a, mitochondrial isoform X1: MAMATVRSALLRSSLRGGSRPSSVPKRNFASSAHDDEREMAKWEKVTYAGIVTCSILAIYNLSKGHPHHEEPPVLMDFLKSSTTEITSSSNMDLFGSHPCLANSFAHTS; encoded by the exons ATGGCGATGGCTACGGTGCGATCTGCTCTTCTCCGAAGCTCTCTTCGTGGTGGCTCACGTCCCTCCTCTGTCCCCAAGCGCAACTTCGCTTCCTCTGCTCATGACGATGAGC GTGAGATGGCGAAGTGGGAGAAGGTGACATATGCAGGTATTGTGACATGCTCGATTTTGGCTATTTATAACCTGTCCAAGGGACATCCTCATCACGAAGAGCCTCCC GTCCTGATGGACTTTTTGAAGTCAAGCACCACTGAGATCACGAGTAGCAGCAACATGGATCTGTTTGGAAGTCACCCTTGCTTAGCTAATTCCTTTGCTCACACATCTTGA
- the LOC115739437 gene encoding uncharacterized protein DDB_G0290685-like produces MFRLSPRRSQRSKGFKVKHALQILLLLGISIWLLYQVRHSQNKKAEYDQSAKAANDVVKFGRKDLNPQVEETAVRDVGNKEDEEEDENRNDQDQSKSEESLGLGGDSNDEIQEHQDQSGVGAENREDSSDTEKASEERTEDLNEASKEKEDNEPQDRKDEMEGGEKVNSEVVENSGAAEESVEDGQQKESKDEGEGKENQTEDGKIQEVSYSDNQVDDGNGEHNAGAREEHYKGDDASSAVAHESDNAVTGQKTDDLEHSDKQENSEHEENKSDTSEVAEDHQHETGHLSEDNTTENSVSSDAEVQKEGSADSNQGGSEDNTHHSSSEARESDEVKTETTESAQLNSMESTGTMGQDSAAQQNEETNHKESNEDSTQQDVQSEKSDSGAGNEHSSSGATPSTTSNDGVGSTTGQDAAAQQNEDTIHKESHEDSTQQDVQSDKADLGASNEHSTSGATPSTTSNNGGGDNGGFADSSGNSEQTVESNGSEDKGSVPVDTNQNDSAQGEKAQDSVETEKVQENVMTLKQNENSDASAKEGSSDSSTQQGSNDSPDNTNNAETGQSENATNDQSNADENAKPQDNTGAGQTEEASSSNSANHQGNNDASSNMNDNNNAGSTGNSDADQQNSSTSEEKKETEANTNSGADAAQTDTVDPSISQEMKEARTDLGTLPDTGNEGTNSKDAAAE; encoded by the coding sequence ATGTTTAGGCTTTCACCTCGCAGAAGTCAGAGGTCGAAAGGCTTCAAGGTCAAGCATGCTTTGCAGATCCTTCTTCTACTCGGCATCAGCATCTGGCTTCTGTACCAAGTGAGGCATTCGCAGAATAAGAAGGCGGAGTATGACCAAAGTGCAAAAGCAGCGAATGATGTTGTGAAATTTGGGAGAAAAGACCTCAATCCTCAAGTAGAGGAAACTGCTGTTAGAGACGTCGGCAAtaaggaggatgaagaagaggacGAAAATAGGAATGACCAAGATCAAAGCAAGTCCGAAGAGAGTCTTGGCTTAGGGGGGGATAGTAATGATGAGATTCAAGAGCATCAAGATCAATCTGGGGTTGGAGCTGAGAATAGAGAGGATTCCTCAGATACTGAGAAGGCGAGCGAGGAAAGGACGGAGGATCTGAATGAAGCGAGcaaagagaaagaagacaaTGAACCCCAAGACAGGAAAGATGAGATGGAAGGTGGGGAAAAGGTGAATAGTGAGGTCGTAGAAAACAGCGGTGCTGCAGAGGAAAGTGTAGAGGATGGCCAACAAAAGGAGAGTAAAGATGAAGGGGAAGGTAAAGAAAACCAGACCGAAGATGGTAAAATTCAGGAAGTGAGTTATTCAGACAATCAGGTCGATGATGGAAATGGAGAACATAATGCGGGAGCAAGGGAGGAACACTACAAAGGGGATGATGCTTCCAGTGCAGTTGCCCATGAATCCGATAATGCAGTAACTGGGCAGAAGACAGATGATTTGGAACATTCGGACAAGCAAGAGAACTCAGAACATGAAGAGAATAAATCAGATACCTCTGAAGTTGCTGAGGATCATCAACATGAAACAGGTCATCTCAGTGAAGATAATACAACTGAGAATTCTGTTTCTTCTGATGCAGAAGTCCAAAAGGAGGGTTCAGCAGATAGTAACCAGGGGGGTTCGGAGGATAATACCCACCATAGCTCCAGTGAAGCAAGAGAATCTGATGAAGTGAAGACAGAAACAACAGAATCGGCACAGCTGAACAGTATGGAATCCACAGGTACAATGGGACAAGACAGTGCTGCCCaacaaaatgaagaaacaaATCATAAAGAATCTAATGAAGATTCTACCCAACAAGATGTACAGTCTGAGAAATCTGATTCTGGGGCAGGCAATGAGCATTCCAGTTCTGGAGCAACGCCTTCCACTACAAGCAATGATGGAGTTGGCAGTACAACGGGACAAGATGCTGCTGCCCAACAAAATGAGGATACTATTCATAAAGAATCTCATGAAGATTCTACCCAACAAGATGTACAGTCTGACAAAGCCGATTTAGGGGCTAGCAATGAGCATTCCACTTCTGGAGCGACGCCTTCCACTACGAGCAATAATGGAGGTGGAGATAATGGAGGATTTGCAGATTCTTCTGGAAATTCTGAACAAACTGTTGAAAGCAATGGATCAGAGGATAAGGGTTCAGTGCCTGTTGACACAAATCAAAACGACAGTGCTCAAGGTGAAAAGGCCCAAGATAGCGTTGAAACGGAAAAAGTACAGGAGAATGTTATGACATTGAAACAAAACGAGAATTCAGATGCTAGTGCCAAGGAAGGCTCTTCGGACTCCTCGACTCAGCAAGGGAGCAATGATTCCCCGGACAACACTAATAATGCTGAAACAGGCCAGAGTGAGAACGCCACCAATGATCAGAGCAATGCGGATGAAAATGCGAAACCACAGGACAATACAGGTGCTGGCCAAACGGAAGAAGCTAGCTCTAGCAATTCTGCAAATCATCAAGGGAATAATGATGCATCCTCGAACATGAATGATAACAACAATGCTGGCTCTACTGGCAATAGTGATGCTGATCAGCAAAATTCCTCAACCtctgaagaaaagaaagaaacagaggcAAACACTAATAGTGGTGCTGATGCAGCCCAGACTGATACGGTGGATCCATCAATCTCTCAGGAAATGAAAGAGGCCCGGACAGATTTGGGGACCCTACCAGACACGGGGAACGAAGGAACTAACAGTAAGGACGCAGCAGCAGAGTGA